AGCACATATTGTATCACTGTCTGACGCATATTGTATTCCCACATTTGCCCCTGACATGCAAGCCGACTTTCTCCCTGCGCATCGCTCAAAAAAAACACCTTCTCAACGGCTCGATCTCTTTAAAGGGCAGAAATAAATCTTTCACGAGCCGGAGAAGATTGCCTTTGTATCCCATTTCGTAAAAACAGCAATTCCGTTGAGGACGTCTCCTTAAGAACTCAACGGAATTGCTGCAGGAAAAGCTAAAAGTGACGTTATCCCACAATTTTCTCGTTCGTATCGGTAACGGTGGGGAGGAGCGGGCCTTCCCCGATTCTCTGCATTCCATCCATGAACCAGATCCGGTTTTCGCCCGTAGAACTGTTTCTCCAGAGAATGTCGGGTTTGATATCGGCATTAAAGTCATCAACACCCACAATCTGCCAATTCTGATCGGGTTCGGGAATCGTTAGGGCATACGTCAGGTAGGTCATCCCATTCATATACCAGACCCCGATGGATCCCGTTTGGGTGTTTCTCCACAGGATGTCGGGCCGGCCATCGCCGCTGAAGTCGCCCGTACCCATAATTTGCCAGCTCTGATCGAGAAGGACTGAAGTAAATCCATTCCCCAGGTAGTCCACCCCATTCATATACCAGGCACCTACGGATCCCGTTAAGGTGTTTCGCCAGAGAATGTCAACGCGACCATCACTGTTGAAATCCCCCGTGCCCACAATTTGCCAGTTCTGATTGGGAACGGTGGGGAGGATGGGCGCCTCTCCAATCTTTATATTTCTATCCATGTACCATACCCTGTTCTGGCCGTTTGACGTGTTTCTCCATAGGATGTCGGCGTTGCTGTCACTGTTCCAGTCGCCTCTGCCCACAACCTTCCAATTCAGATCGGGTTCGGTTTCTGATGCCAGGCTTTCAGCGACACTCACAACCCCCTGCTCGGAATAATCGAGGAACCAGAAAGCGGTTGCCCCACTCAACGCGTTTCTCCAGAGAATATCAACCTTGGCGTTGGGATTCAGGACAATGGGACGCATCATATCATGTTCTTCATGGCTCAGAATATGGCAGTGCCACACATACTCATGGCCGAAGTTGTGCATCACATTTTCCACGGGCGGAACCACGGGTTGCGCCGTCACCGGATCCAGCTGGCTGAAACCGACTTGTGACCCCATGGGTTCGGCCGGGTTCAACGGGCGAATGCTTTCCGGAACCGTAAAGGGATAATACATTCGCGCCGGCCTGAGGGCCACAATCGTGTCTTCCAGGGGGTGTATCCTGACCGTGTCTTTCCAGCCGATTTCGTTTGGATCGGGCAGATAGATGAACCCATCCCACCCTACCCGGTTGAGCACCTGCACCTCAAAGAAATGAAAGTGAACCGGGTGGGTATCCACCCCATTGTGGGTGATCTTCCAGATCTGTACCTGATCCTGCGCCACGATTTCCGTGGGCGGGTCCACAAAGTTCTGCAGCACAAAGGTCTGGATCCCCGCAGTGGTGGAGGCCAGTTCCAGGCCCAGATTGGCGCTCATGCGTCCAAACTCATCAAAGGTCTCCCCCATCTCATCCTGAATGGCCTTGGGCTTCATCGGGTAGTCGGTCACGATGGACCCATCCGGCCGCATGAAATTGAGGGAGGTGGACCAGATATACGATAGCCCCCAGTTGGGAGCAGTGGCGGGAAAAGTCATGCCATACGCGTCATTATAGGCGCTTTGCCCAACAATGATCGGCTCCTGCCCCCGTTCAAAAACCCCCGGTGATCCGGGTGTCGATGTGAACGCGGCCTCCAGAGCGGTCAGAGCAGCGGAATCATAGGCATCTGGAGTCGCGGTGCCAGGGCCTCCCGCACTTACCACAATCTGCATGATCGTCCGGGTGTTGGGGCCAAGGCCGGGTTGCGTCGTATCGGCGCCGCCCATTTCTCTGTTATCCGGCGCGCCCGTGTAGTAGTCATAATGGGGATCGAGCGCCGGCCATGGCGCCGGTGCGTCATTATAGAGGATCAATGTCTTTCCGCCAAACTCGCTGAAGTCGATGATGACATCCGCTCGTTCCGCCGGACCCAGCATCAAGGTTCCGCCGCCCTCATTCTGCTGAAGCACCAGGCCGGCGGTAAAGGTTGTGGGATCCGTGTTCCAGTTGATGGGCTGGTTGGGCAGTAGAACCGGACCCGGCAGGAATCCGCCTTCAGACCCGATCTGAATCATGGCCGGGCCTCTGGTGGCGGGAGCCGGCACGCCGCCTTCCCGGTCATCCTGCGGCCAGTTCTCAGGAAATCCCACGGTCGTTACCGCAGGAACCATCGCAACTTCCGTCAGATCAGTCGTGGGGCCGGTAAAGACCGGCGCGCCGGCTCCCGGAAGGGTGGGGTTGTTTTTATTGGCCGCCCGATACAACTGCAGATTAAAAAAACGGTCATGGGCCGCATTCAATATGCGGAAACGGTACTTCTTGGGCTGCACGGTAAGCGTGGGATAAGCGGCGCCATTGATCACCGGTGTATCCATGAACGCCTCTGCTCCCCAGGAAGGATTGGGCGTCCCCGGCCTCAGCGGTGGCTGGCAGAAAAAATTGTTTGCGGCTTCCGGCACACAGTCCGGATCATAATATTCATTGGCCACCGGCGGATAGGGAACATCGGTGGGCGGCCAGAACCAGGGGCCATAGTGCCACCGGCCATACGCTGCGACGCCGCTCAGATCCGGATTGAATGGATTCTGAGCAGGCATGTACACGTGGGGCCACCAGAGATCGCCGGTTACGGGAACCGCACTTGTGGAATCCCAGGGCAGAACCGTACCCGGCTGGCTTCCCCATATCCAGGTGGGGTCCGTGTCGAGGATGGTGCTGGCGTCTACGTATGTCTTGTCCATGAGGACCAGCGGAATCTCCTCCCCGGCCACACTGCCCGGAATCAGCCCGGCTGTGATCAGCTCGTTTTCAGTATCATCCCTGATCAGGTAACCCGCAGCCCCCCCCACATAGACGCCCGTACGCGTGATTCCCCAGGCGTGTTCGTGGTAAAACATCAGCCTTGAGCTCTGTTCGTTGGTCCAGTAGTAGGTCTGGGACCCGTATCCGGGATTGTTGGTGGCGCCAGCCACGTCACAGGTGGACTGTCCCGCGCAGGAGGCGATGGTGTTTCCCGCGGCGTCAAACCACATATCGGGCACATAGTCCACGCTGACCCCTTTTGGGTAAACCGTATTTTCATTCTTCGGGGCAATCCACTGGTGGGGCGTTCCGTCACTGATCCACGGCGTTCGACCCCCATGAAGATGGAGGACCGCCCGGTTCTGCGTGAACACCCCGCGGGTCACCGGAATCGGCAGTTTGGTCTCCGGATCGTAATCGATCTCGAATTCCCCGGATCCCATGACGGTGGTATCCGTGGGAATAAACGCGTCGCCGGCCACGCCGACGGGAAGCGAATTGGTAAACTTGATGCGCACCGCTGTGTTCTTATCGGCAATGATCAACGGCCCCAGAAAATGAAACGGCTCTGCGAGACCGTTGGGTCCATTGGTCTGCCG
This Deltaproteobacteria bacterium DNA region includes the following protein-coding sequences:
- a CDS encoding FG-GAP-like repeat-containing protein, producing MKIRRLVIAMTVLMALTVSFSGINPAGAVPTLDPATGPRQYGIPDYFNTFNWANSPPLRKFVDGLPLLNPAGQNNLGQYIPVAVPDTTTYPGSDYYEIEMGQYREQMHSDLPPVAGGAGGTLLRGYRQTNGPNGLAEPFHFLGPLIIADKNTAVRIKFTNSLPVGVAGDAFIPTDTTVMGSGEFEIDYDPETKLPIPVTRGVFTQNRAVLHLHGGRTPWISDGTPHQWIAPKNENTVYPKGVSVDYVPDMWFDAAGNTIASCAGQSTCDVAGATNNPGYGSQTYYWTNEQSSRLMFYHEHAWGITRTGVYVGGAAGYLIRDDTENELITAGLIPGSVAGEEIPLVLMDKTYVDASTILDTDPTWIWGSQPGTVLPWDSTSAVPVTGDLWWPHVYMPAQNPFNPDLSGVAAYGRWHYGPWFWPPTDVPYPPVANEYYDPDCVPEAANNFFCQPPLRPGTPNPSWGAEAFMDTPVINGAAYPTLTVQPKKYRFRILNAAHDRFFNLQLYRAANKNNPTLPGAGAPVFTGPTTDLTEVAMVPAVTTVGFPENWPQDDREGGVPAPATRGPAMIQIGSEGGFLPGPVLLPNQPINWNTDPTTFTAGLVLQQNEGGGTLMLGPAERADVIIDFSEFGGKTLILYNDAPAPWPALDPHYDYYTGAPDNREMGGADTTQPGLGPNTRTIMQIVVSAGGPGTATPDAYDSAALTALEAAFTSTPGSPGVFERGQEPIIVGQSAYNDAYGMTFPATAPNWGLSYIWSTSLNFMRPDGSIVTDYPMKPKAIQDEMGETFDEFGRMSANLGLELASTTAGIQTFVLQNFVDPPTEIVAQDQVQIWKITHNGVDTHPVHFHFFEVQVLNRVGWDGFIYLPDPNEIGWKDTVRIHPLEDTIVALRPARMYYPFTVPESIRPLNPAEPMGSQVGFSQLDPVTAQPVVPPVENVMHNFGHEYVWHCHILSHEEHDMMRPIVLNPNAKVDILWRNALSGATAFWFLDYSEQGVVSVAESLASETEPDLNWKVVGRGDWNSDSNADILWRNTSNGQNRVWYMDRNIKIGEAPILPTVPNQNWQIVGTGDFNSDGRVDILWRNTLTGSVGAWYMNGVDYLGNGFTSVLLDQSWQIMGTGDFSGDGRPDILWRNTQTGSIGVWYMNGMTYLTYALTIPEPDQNWQIVGVDDFNADIKPDILWRNSSTGENRIWFMDGMQRIGEGPLLPTVTDTNEKIVG